The following proteins come from a genomic window of Canis lupus baileyi chromosome 20, mCanLup2.hap1, whole genome shotgun sequence:
- the PABPC4L gene encoding polyadenylate-binding protein 4-like has translation MNVAAKYRQASLYVGDLDAEVTEDALFRKFSAAGPVLSIRICRDLLTRRSLGYAYVNFLRLADAQRALDTMNFDVLRGRPLRLMWSQRDAHLRKSGVGNVFIKNLDRSVDDKALFERFSAFGKILSSKVVSDERGSRGYAFVHFQEQSAADRAIEHMNGAQLRGCRLFVGRFQSRQAREAELRSRAGEFTNLYIKNFGGRMDDARLRAVFSEYGKTLSVKVMTDASGRSRGFGFVSFESHEAARRAVEALNGRQVDGQPLFVGRAQRKAERQAELRRAFEQRQQDGLRRAQGAKLYVKNLDDAVDEDRLRREFSGFGAVSRVKIMREEGRSKGFGLICFSSADEAARALAEMNGRVLGSKPLSIALAQRP, from the coding sequence AGCGCGGCGGGGCCGGTGCTGTCCATCCGCATCTGCAGGGACCTGCTGACCCGCCGCTCGCTGGGCTACGCCTACGTGAACTTCCTGCGGCTGGCGGACGCGCAGCGGGCCCTGGACACCATGAACTTCGACGTGCTGCGGGGCCGGCCGCTCCGCCTCATGTGGTCCCAGCGCGACGCGCACCTGCGGAAGTCGGGCGTCGGGAACGTGTTCATCAAGAACCTGGACCGGTCCGTGGACGACAAGGCCCTCTTCGAGCGCTTCTCGGCCTTCGGGAAGATCCTGTCGTCCAAGGTGGTGAGCGACGAGCGCGGCTCCCGCGGCTACGCGTTCGTGCACTTCCAGGAGCAGAGCGCCGCCGACCGCGCCATCGAGCACATGAACGGGGCGCAGCTCCGCGGCTGCAGGCTCTTCGTGGGCCGCTTCCAGAGCCGCCAGGCCCGCGAGGCCGAGCTGCGCAGCCGCGCCGGCGAGTTCACCAACCTGTACATCAAGAACTTCGGCGGCCGCATGGACGACGCCAGGCTCAGGGCCGTGTTCAGCGAGTACGGCAAGACCCTGAGCGTCAAGGTGATGACCGACGCCAGCGGCAGGTCCCGCGGCTTCGGCTTCGTGAGCTTCGAGAGCCACGAGGCGGCCCGGCGGGCGGTGGAGGCCCTGAACGGCAGGCAGGTGGACGGGCAGCCGCTGTTCGTGGGCCGCGCGCAGAGGAAGGCGGAGCGGCAGGCGGAGCTCAGGCGGGCCTTCGAGCAGCGGCAGCAGGACGGGCTCCGCAGGGCCCAGGGCGCCAAGCTCTACGTCAAGAACCTGGACGACGCCGTCGACGAGGACAGGCTGCGCAGGGAGTTTTCTGGCTTCGGAGCCGTCAGCAGGGTCAAGATCATGCGGGAGGAAGGGCGGAGCAAAGGCTTTGGCCtcatctgcttctcctctgccgaCGAGGCCGCCAGGGCCTTGGCCGAGATGAACGGCCGCGTGCTGGGCTCCAAGCCGCTGTCCATCGCCCTGGCCCAGAGGCCCTAG